From the genome of Lotus japonicus ecotype B-129 chromosome 6, LjGifu_v1.2, one region includes:
- the LOC130724075 gene encoding uncharacterized protein LOC130724075, which translates to MQPAADDELAPALMAAIDARFATMAQQLSSSMESTVSTLLDQMAHLSTQAPPRVPPQPPPGFEELQPGYMNPPLNTPSAPPHPHSTPIQSAMKLQLNPFDGSEPNDWLFHAEQFFRFHKTPPDQRLSIMSFYMRGEALSWFKWLYNNKQLSTWEEFNRALVQRFGPSCYENPQQELFKLQQTSTVQEYQTKFEKLCNQVVGLPPDIILDCFLSGLNPEILQELKVFRPYSVHHAIGLAKLIESKHKPPTFKPFKYTPPNHSPSQATVIHNLPRTTPAAAPSKPTSSTPPLATSSITPQPTHQRTSNLPHFCTDE; encoded by the coding sequence ATGCAACCTGCAGCTGATGATGAACTCGCACCTGCCCTCATGGCCGCCATCGATGCTCGTTTTGCCACCATGGCTCAACAGCTCTCGTCGTCCATGGAGTCCACCGTCTCCACCTTATTGGACCAAATGGCCCACCTCTCCACTCAGGCACCACCGCGAGTCCCACCGCAACCACCGCCCGGCTTCGAGGAACTTCAGCCTGGTTACATGAACCCTCCCCTAAACACACCCTCCGCCCCTCCTCACCCACACTCCACTCCCATTCAAAGCGCCATGAAACTCCAGCTAAATCCTTTCGATGGTTCCGAGCCTAACGACTGGTTGTTCCACGCGGAACAGTTCTTCCGCTTCCACAAAACACCCCCTGACCAACGTCTGAGTATCATGTCCTTCTATATGCGTGGAGAGGCGTTGAGCTGGTTTAAATGGCTCTACAACAACAAACAGTTGAGCACCTGGGAAGAGTTCAACAGAGCCTTAGTACAACGTTTTGGCCCTTCTTGCTACGAAAATCCTCAGCAAGAGCTTTTCAAGCTCCAACAAACATCCACTGTGCAAGAATACCAAACCAAATTTGAGAAGCTGTGCAACCAAGTGGTTGGGCTACCACCAGACATTATACTGGATTGTTTTCTCTCGGGCCTTAACCCAGAAATCCTCCAGGAACTTAAAGTCTTCAGACCTTACTCGGTCCACCATGCTATTGGGCTTGCCAAGCTTATCGAATCCAAACACAAACCACCCACCTTCAAACCCTTCAAATACACCCCCCCTAACCACAGCCCCTCACAAGCCACGGTCATTCACAACCTCCCGCGCACTACACCAGCGGCCGCTCCGAGCAAACCCACATCCAGCACCCCACCTCTGGCCACTTCCTCCATCACGCCACAGCCCACCCATCAGAGGACCTCAAATCTGCCTCACTTCTGCACAGATGAATGA